A window of the Scyliorhinus torazame isolate Kashiwa2021f chromosome 12, sScyTor2.1, whole genome shotgun sequence genome harbors these coding sequences:
- the LOC140387500 gene encoding uncharacterized protein — protein MREIIPRAILQVWSMMEWLRIVCLIFGLTSLGVLLAMDMEKGNIMYLCSPNQSTRIHHLCTGDVLHCPHIRGHGIDSWKVIKVKENAGVMKQLHRSRRWEGNIIWTLPCFWNTCKFDFGCVKSGTIKVTSSCQKSVGRDHEKEKGTRERTGRVRREVQLERRLPGDTLKLIKGQTEENPGSMNLFYQIYHRLYGQGRVVCYPNPAAVSRLFSVSPLWGTPQTVVHCQRSEPLPEHVTLPYDPDSAPPAICLPLPRDNSHSQYDRLRRWRAYIPSHFTPNRDSRSYENCFSSEGYGCLLVEVDTNITCLFPTCTDRRCHITQASGKCVCYSTTCVPLNAGLQLLCGWANVSHITVGTRAFRIAGRPEWAFQNWINWATGRSLRNRYTDCDASLHTDQGYYFLFNGTATNVLSPPFPRRIAVGTLVPTTVPCPSAWNLHNQLARRAVSAEFCENWKKPQVLAPNRGHSAGWGILSVLTLGGVGGSLAVSDRNYFICGLTILGNETLGALGAITKELSQLRLFAMQNRYALDYLLAREGGVCAIVQGKCIMGVQDLTANITKFMDRIRDHLDGMQDPGSWGNWGFGGWKDWLINMAMYLVVAIGCIFVGLAILKCVMGRMRGALDQITAPITEKKILTVKIHEGEADEGGLRQELEMQRRIFLDEEP, from the exons atgagggaaatcattccccg tgctattttacaggtgtggagcatgatggagtggctacgcatcgtctgtctgatatttggcctcacttcgcttggcgtgttattggcgatggacatggaaaaggggaatattatgtatctgtgtagccccaaccaatctacaaggatacatcacctatgcacaggtgatgttcttcactgcccccatatacgaggacatggtatcgactcatggaaggtcatcaaagttaaggagaatgcgggagtcatgaagcagctgcaccggtcccggcgatgggaagggaacattatatggacattgccttgtttttggaatacatgtaaatttgattttggatgtgttaaaagtggtacaataaaggtaacatcaagctgtcagaagagtgtaggaagagaccatgagaaagagaaagggactagagagaggacggggcgtgtgagaagggaagtacagctagaacgtaggttaccgggagatacacttaagttaattaaaggccaaactgaggaaaacccgggtagtatgaatctcttctaccagatttaccaccgtctgtatggccagggacgggttgtctgctacccgaaccccgcagcggtgtctaggttattttctgtttcaccgctttggggcactccccaaacggtggttcattgtcagcgttccgagccattgcccgagcacgtcactcttccttacgatccggattcagcaccaccggctatttgccttcccctccctcgggataattcccattcacagtacgataggctgcgacggtggagggcgtacatacctagccacttcactcccaatagggattcccggtcgtacgagaattgcttcagcagtgaaggatatggctgtttgctggtagaggtggacacaaatataacatgtctgtttcccacctgtacggacaggaggtgccatatcacccaggcgtctggcaaatgcgtttgttatagcaccacttgcgttccattgaacgctggcctccagctcctttgtggctgggcgaatgtctctcatatcactgttgggactagggctttccgcattgctgggcggcccgaatgggcatttcaaaattggataaactgggctactgggaggtccttacgcaaccgatatactgattgtgatgctagtctccacacggaccaaggatactactttttatttaatggtacggcgaccaacgttttgtcacccccatttccccgccgaattgctgtagggactctagtccctaccacagtcccctgcccttcggcgtggaacctgcataatcagttagcacgccgggcagtctctgctgaattttgcgagaactggaaaaaacctcaggttcttgcacccaaccggggccactcagccgggtggggcattctgagcgtattgacactgggaggtgtggggggttccttggctgttagtgatcggaattattttatttgcggccttaccatcttgggaaatgaaaccttgggagccctcggggcaataactaaggagttgtctcagctacggttgtttgcaatgcagaaccggtatgctcttgactatcttctggcccgtgagggtggggtatgcgccatagtacagggcaagtgtattatgggtgttcaagacttgaccgctaacatcactaaatttatggatcgcatacgggatcacttggacgggatgcaggatcctggctcttggggtaactggggatttgggggatggaaggactggttgataaatatggccatgtatctagtggtagctatcggctgcatctttgtgggcctggccatccttaaatgtgtgatgggtagaatgcggggtgcactggatcagatcaccgccccaatcaccgagaaaaagattttaactgttaaaatccatgagggtgaagcagatgaaggggggctaagacaggaattggaaatgcagcgacgaatctttttagatgaggaaccgtag